One Ascaphus truei isolate aAscTru1 chromosome 9, aAscTru1.hap1, whole genome shotgun sequence genomic region harbors:
- the FOS gene encoding protein c-Fos: MYHGFSPSTEYEATSSRCSSASPAGDSYYPSPAASFSSMGSPLTPQDFCTDSSGSFIPTVTAISTSPDLQWLVQPTLISSMAPSQTRTHPYVTSTYSRTGVLKGSAGRGQSLGRRGKMEQLSADEEAKRSVRRERNKMAAAKCRNRRRELTDTLQAETDDLEDEKSALQAEIASLMKEKEKLEFILVAHKPACKIPHDLEGAFQDITSSMDLGLISETLCASNSQALPSESLFPLGLPQSSTPDQEMPQLQTSLELKAEPLDDFLFSCPHPGVSDAARSVPDVDLTSSMYVTDWEPLYNTLSADMEPLCTPVVTCTPTCTTYTTSFVFTYPDPEPMPNCGAAHRRGSTSNEQSSDSLSSPTLLAL; encoded by the exons ATGTATCACGGGTTCTCCCCCAGCACGGAGTACGAGGCGACTTCTTCCCGCTGTAGTAGCGCCTCCCCAGCCGGGGACAGTTACTACCCGTCCCCTGCAGCCTCCTTCTCCAGCATGGGATCCCCGCTCACCCCACAG gattTCTGCACAGACTCCAGTGGCAGCTTCATCCCCACAGTGACTGCCATCTCCACCTCCCCGGACCTGCAGTGGCTGGTGCAGCCCACACTGATCTCCTCCATGGCCCCATCACAGACCCGAACTCACCCCTATGTGACCTCTACTTACAGCCGTACAGGAGTACTCAAGGGATCTGCGGGAAGAGGGCAGAGTCTGGGGAGGAGAGGCAAAATGGAGCAG CTATCTGCAGATGAGGAAGCCAAAAGGAGCGTTAGACGGGAAAGAAATAAAATGGCAGCAGCCAAATGTCGTAACCGCAGACGGGAGCTCACGGACACCCTCCAAGCT GAAACGGATGATTTGGAGGATGAGAAGTCTGCACTGCAGGCCGAGATTGCCAGCCTTATGAAGGAGAAGGAGAAGCTGGAGTTCATTCTGGTGGCTCACAAGCCAGCATGCAAAATCCCGCACGACCTGGAGGGGGCCTTCCAAGACATAACCTCTTCCATGGACCTGGGTCTGATCTCCGAGACCCTCTGTGCTTCCAACTCGCAGGCCCTTCCTTCAGAGTCTCTCTTCCCTCTGGGGCTTCCTCAGTCTTCCACTCCTGACCAGGAGATGCCCCAGCTGCAGACGTCTCTGGAACTCAAGGCTGAACCTCTGGACGATTTCCTGTTCAGCTGTCCCCACCCTGGGGTCTCTGATGCTGCGCGCTCCGTGCCAGATGTGGATCTCACCAGCTCCATGTATGTTACAGACTGGGAGCCCCTGTATAACACGCTGTCTGCAGACATGGAGCCGCTCTGCACGCCAGTTGTGACCTGCACCCCGACGTGTACCACCTACACCACGTCCTTTGTCTTCACGTACCCGGATCCTGAACCCATGCCCAACTGCGGGGCAGCACATAGAAGGGGCAGCACCAGCAACGAGCAGTCATCGGACTCCCTGAGCTCTCCTACCCTGCTGGCTTTATAA